The genome window ATTCATACGCCGAGTGTTGCATAAGTTTGGCAGAGTAGGACTGTGGATGTGTATACAGTAtgctaagtgtgtgtgcgtctgatTGTGTGCGTTTTAAGGGAGGTAGGTTGAAGCTTTGTGGAGGCGACTTACGCACCATCTGTCCAGGAAATAAAGCAGGGAGAGAGCGAGGACATATCCACCCACAAATGACAGGGAAGACAAGAGCTGGTCCATGTCCAGAGAGAGCAAGTGCTATactcatgtttatgtgtgtgtgtgtgtgtgtgtgtgtgtgtatgagatgTAGATACTGTTTCACTCCTAGTACTATGCTCTATTTATGATACAGGAGGTCATTTCCTGTAACTGATGCGCCCATGGAGCCCCAAGATCGATACAGTGGACCTATTTTCTTGCTGCCcgttgtttttctgttttatttttcgcTCCATCTGTCCTCGCCTCCCTCTCAGCTGCTCATGTCTCACTCCAGTGCCCTTACAGTGCATCACAAAGCTTCAAGCTGTGGAGAAGATGAATACAATATACACAACAGAACAAAGTAATAgatgacattttcaaagcatTTGAAAAGTGTTTTCCAGATTATAAAGCAGACGTTGTTGCACTCCAGGTAGTTTAATAGACAGGGGTATTGGATCATAAACCTGATTACTCATGTTGCCTGAAACTTAAAATGGCAActacagtaaaaataaaaaaaaagtttaaaaaactcTTTCAAACCAATATTttaagctgttaaaaaaaatacaaaaaacaggTTTGCTTTTCATAAATGCTCAAAATATTCAGCAAAATTGAAGCAAAGTCACGGTTAGTTTAAGGTTTATGTTATACAGGAAGTGAATGTCTTctttttgaatttctttctaGTTGCACATTGATCGATTAAGCAGTGAAGTCGCTTAAACCTGCACTAACATGTCCGTGCCTCCCCTGTCCTTGTCTTTCTGTGGCAGGATGCAGAACTGGGGCCTGAACACGTACCTGTACGGCCCAAAAGATGACCTAAAGCACAGACTGTTGTGGAGAGAAGTCTACTCTCCTGAGGAAGAGAGTAAGAACATACGAGTCATCATCCTGTCCATCTGTCGACCGATCTGTCAACCAGTCATCCAAACACATGTGCATCCATGTTTTGCTTTGCAGTTGATGCCTCCGAGAAAGTCCAAGTTTAAGTTATACACATTTATGCTTGAGACTAGCAGCTCAAAGGTACATTAGCCACTGCTAGCATAACACAGTTGAGGATCTGACAGGATTTTTGGTGtcaagttgcattttgggtaatgttGGTGACATGTTTTGGTAAGGTAGAAAAGCACATGGGTACAAGGAGACGATgactctggttctgctgcattaGTGCAATTCTGTAGGTGTGTAATGCTAAATCTGTGTAATGCGCTCACACATTTTTCCTACCTTATTTTAGACTGTCAGAGTGCTCACTGAACCAAATATGAAATTGCTCCTTTGACATCACtggtacatttatttttcattaccACCCTGAAGGTATCAACAGTTTTTATGTTGCccattatattatttttattgtaccCTAGAAAACTGTATGGCCATTTTGTTTACAAGCTGTATTCCCACATGATACCTAACATTGAGACTAGAGAGAGGCATTCACATATGAAGAGACTGGGGAAGTTTGTCATCTAACACCGGCCCGTGTGCTTCACTTTGCCTCTTATTTTTCAAATCCAAGATTTTTTCTATTCTCTCCTCAGGTCAGTTGCGTACTCTTATAGTGGAGGCCAAGTCGAGAGGCCTCAAGTTCGTGTACGCCCTCTCTCCTGGACAGGACAttgtcttctcttcttcctgcgACCTGACGCTACTCAAACGCAAGCTGAGACAGGTAGATGACACGGGGAAGATGATGACCTCTGCAGGAACATGGTTTTATGATTTGagcctctgtttctttttctctctcattcacaaCCTCACCTCTCTGTCCAGGTGTCCGATCTGGGCTGCCAGGCTTTTGCCATTCTGTTTGATGACATCGATCACTCCATGTGTCAGGCTGACAGCGAGGCCTTTTCGTCATTCGCCCACGCTCAGGTCACTGTAACCAATGAGATCTATCGGTTCTTGGGGGAACCACCCGTCTTCCTATTCTGCCCTACAGGTAAGGAGTGCAGATCTGAACAACTCTCAGATTCGACGTGCAGGTTTTACTGCTGTTGTTGAAGAATGACAATGAAGTATACCAccgtttctctctccctgtagAATACTGTGGCTCCCTGTGTTCTCCCAGTGTATCGAAGTCTCCCTACTTGCAGACAGTTGGAGAGGACCTGCTGCCCAACATAACAGTGGTGTGGACAGGTGagatacacacatataaagGTATAAATATAAAACCTTTCATTTCTTCTCTGCGCTGTATTCCTGCAGATATAAACCACAGTCTTTAAGCacaatttcttcttctctgttttttttttgcttcagtaGTAGTTAACCTGTGATCTCTCGCTTagtaacagcacacacacagacacacacgcacaaacagtGGCAAACCACAGCTCggcacacacaaatgcaagtAAGTGTAGGCACAAATCCACACAATGTCCTCCAGCGACGATTTAGGTACACGTTCGCCCACGTGCATATGGAACgacaatagaaacacacatCAATGCCTTCACTTCTTCATTTTTCAGAATTTTCTTTCTTGTCcttatttttttccaatcagAAGCTATTCTTTGGTGGCTGTTGTATTGTTGTACCATCATAGTTAAAATGTTCTTGTGATTTTACATCATTTAGGCTCATTTTTCCTTCCTGAGCACATTTCTCTGGGAATTTGTAAAGGTGATAGTCAGGCGCTGCTTGCATGATCAAAAATGGTTGCAGTGTGAAGTACCACAAGTGAGTGTCACTTGAAAATTGCAGACTGAAGTGTGAGCATGGTTCGCAAGgatggtgtttgttttgatcagtGAAACGTGTCGCGTTGTTTCCTTTGGACCAATCATTAGTGTTGTTTACTTTGTTGCAAATGAAATGGTTCTTTAGGATCTGCAACCTTTTTGTGATTGACTTGGGTCTGTCTTCCGCATCTATAAGAACTTTTCACCATAGGAAATTTGCAGGGAGAGTAACATACAGTAGTTGTTGTGGTTTGGGCCACACCTTGCCTCACGTGAGGCCTGTCTGAACTATCACAAAGACAAATATGCAACAGAGTGATAAAAGCtaaggaaatgttttgtggccaCTGTGTCAGGAACATGTGAGCGTCTTGGGAAACCTGACTGTTCACCTGTTCAGAGGAACACTTTCTCACACAGCAGTTGGTTCAGTCAGTTCATTTTGTTATGCAACAGAAGGCTCGCCAAGTATGAGTAACTGAGACTGAGTGGAAACTAAAATGTTGCACGTCGCATTGTTCTTTGTTGTGCTAGTGGACCAAAATTAAATGGACCACATCAAAGTTCAAATAAACTGATTGGTCCTAAAGTGGCTTAagataaaggaggagaaaaCCTATTCATCCCAGTCACCTGTTTTTCAAGACTTTAGTCCTCTACCCGTCAACCTTTTCCCTTCCCTTACTCTCCGCAGGCAGTAAGGTAATCTCCAGGAAACTATCTGTAGACTGCCTGGCTGAGGTGGAGTCTGTCCTCCAGCGGCCACCGCTCATCTGGGACAACCTGCACGCTAATGACTACGACTCCAGACGACTCTTCCTGGGGCCCTTTAAAGGCCGGGAGCCTCAGTTGAAGAGCCACCTGAGAGGCCTTTTACTCAACCCCAACTGCGAGTTTGAAGCCAACTACATCCCTCTGCATACGCTGGGAAGCTGGCACAGAactggagaagaggagaggaaaggtgagaggatgatggagggatggatggagcagAAAGACAAGGATTAATGAGCAGCTGGAAGGATTGAGGAAATGATGAGACAGGAGATGTCCTGAGTTAATAAACCAATATTGGCTCAGCCAGACCAGAGCCATATACAGTTAATCCCAGTGCTTCCTGGAGAAATGTTTAACGAGGTAGTGTTGCTTGGCAACTAACACAGTTTTAACCAGCAGGCAGAAGTGTTGTGTGATATTAGTTAACAGAATTCAACATTCCCTTAATACTGAGTTCACCCAATTCATAAATCTTCATCTGCATTCACAGCAAAGTAGatgtatttacaaaaatgtgtaaGAGATCAAAGATTTCAGATTCATGTAGTCACAAAGTGCAAATATTCCTGATGGTTTGAAGTATTCCGTGTGACTGTGTAACCATGTGGAGCTGCAAAAGCCCCtgcatcacctttttttttgagGTTTGGTTCACATTTTGTGGCATTTGATTCACCGTGACAGTAAAACAGATGAGCGAAACAAGAGAGCTGGATGGAAATATGCAGGAGAGAGAACCGCTGTAGCATGTGATGTCGTTCTGAAGAGCGAGTGGGGAGAGGTGGCGATAGAGGAATAATTGTGTGGTGTGTTGAGGgaagaaatgaggagagaggaaagtcCCTCTGCGGCGGAGAAACAAGGCGGAGGCCTGGAGGAGAAATGGGCTTTAAAGGAGGGGATGAGAAGAGAGATGAAGGGCAGGCTGAAGCGTGTGATGTAGATGGAAATGGAAGAGGAATTTTAATGGTAGCATAAGAGGGAGGGGATGGGGTGGTGGTAGTAAATTAAGCATGCACCGGATTCAATCTTTACGTGAGAGAGACATTTAGCTTTATAACTGCTAATGTGGTTCAAATTTCACTAAAATAAGTTGTTAAGATGAGAGTTTGGAAAAAAATTTTTTACGAGAATTTGAACTAGCCTGGATTTTTcgattgtttttcttttttcttggtGCTGTATTTTCTTAATTCGAAACAGATTATTTCCATATAGAAGCAGAGCAAAATCTATTCTTGGTGCAGTTAATCCACTGCTAGAAGCTCCAACATATCAGCAAACGCAAGGCAAACTGTGCTCAGATAAAGGTGTGTGTCTTCTCTCCTAGTCATGCATAAATATTgcacaaaagagagagagatacagtaTATGCGACGTGTGTGGGTACATTTGTCCACCAAAACATGTCCAATGGGAATTCAGTAAACATCCTAGACTGATTAGGAATTTGAGTGTGGCATTCtgtactgtgtactgtatgAATATGTGTTGCCTAGTTTTCTCATATATGAGGATAAAATACTGTTTATGCTCTAGATGAGGAGTGTGACTACTGTTCTGATAGAGCTCTGTCTGCTGCACTGCGTGATTGGATGGAGGAACTCAACCAGCCACTTCAAGCAGGTAAAACCTGACACTGTTGAcctgacactgacattttcaaggTTGTCGATCACAGATGACATGTAATTGCACTGAAAGCATtaacctgtttgttttctcattacAGGTCGGCAGAGTTCACGAGCAGACCAGCGTTCAGCCCCGACATCTCGCTGCAAAACTCCCGACAGACCCGACTGCCCCTCCACCTTGAGAGGAACCTCTACCGTGGCAAAGCTTCCCGTCTTCCCCCTGAACTCCAGCTCTCCCCCTTCCTCACCACCCACTAAGGTcaagggggagagagagttaCGGGAGGGTGAGAAGAGGAGGCCAAACCAGCCTAGTCAACCCAATCAAAAACCTCCAGGATCTAGGTATGGAGCACCTTCAGGTGGAGGGAAGGGACAGAAAGCCCAGGGTCAGGCTCTCTGTAGTGGGAAGGGCCTACTAAGTGAGTCCCAGGTGCGGCTGCTGGTTGGTCTTCATTATCTGCCTCACGAGCATGGCCCGTCTGcccagaagctgctgcaggacctgACCTGGCTGAAAACAAACTGCCACCTGGTCAGCACCAGCAGCAAAAAGGCTCCGCCGCAGAAGGTCAGTGCGTGTTTTGTGCAGATTACTTGTTGGTGAGCTGCGGATGGCGTGTTTGATGAATGTGAGTGATAAGACACACATGGACATTTTGTAATTAATGTCCTCAGACTGATGAGTGGCGAGGTCGGGCCTCCAGGTTCCTGTCCCTGTGTGAAGACATCGCACAGCTCCACTGCAGCGTGGTGGGTGGGGCCAACAGGGCCGTGCTCTATGACCTTTACCCTTATGTGTGGGACCTGAGGAACATGGCTCTGGTGGCAAAAGCCTTCATATGCTGGCTGGGTGAGTATAAAGAGAGGTGGAAGCAGGAAAACACTTTACTGTACACTTTACTGTACCCTGTATCCAATGATGTGGTATATTACAATGTAGTACAACATGGCATGTCATGTTATATTATAGTATGGTATGGTATTGTATTGTGAGATCCAGTATAGTATGTTATAAAATAGTATAACAGTATGAGGTGTTATTCTGTTATACCCTATGACTCAGTAGTATTATAGTATGATATAGTATAGTAGTGGTAGCATGCTGTATCACCTATGTTCCTTTACTCTTCTTAATACCATAAAATACTGTTCTcactcacctgtctccctcagATGGACGAGTGTTGAGTGACAGCTCCACCCTGGGCACCTGGAGGAACTGCTTCCACTGTGAGTAGGCATGAACTCTTTGTCTCCATATCTGTACCTGTAGTAATTCCCCACGGGTCACATCTGCTGCACAAATCATTcgtatcttttttttcctctctattTTCCGCAACAAACCAACGTCCAGGCGTTATTTCTCAGCGGTAGCTCGGTGGAGCTCAGCAGATGAGGAAGCAGTGAGGACTGAATCACTAGTCACGCTTAAAATATTTATAGTGCCagcataaaaactgaaaaaaaagaagttgattTCAGCCAGCATCTCTTGAGGAGCTGTAATGCTGTAAAAACACGGAACTTTTATGCCACCATGAATATTTAAAGCTTGATTTAACTTTGGGATTATTTTCTATCTGCGCCAACAACCGTCCTTGCATTTTGTCGGCCCTAACCACATGATGTCACCACGCTGACATTTGGGTCTTGTTTGTGGTAGGGTGTGGGAAGTCCTCGGGGGCAGACCTTCTGGGAGTGGACTCAGAGCCATGGGTGTTCAAAGGGGGCGTGTCTGGAGAGGTGCAGGTACGATGCGTTTATATTTCCCATAGATTATTAATGAGTGTGTATGCATGTCTCTGTTCCACAATTCTTAATCATAAGTTACATTGAAGTTTAATCATTTCATAACTGACtagcatgtgtgtctgtgtgtgtgtgtgtgtagatgctTCTCCCAAtaggcagcagcagtgaactcttcactcaccctcctcctctcttccctaCCTCTCGTCTCTATAACATCAGGCCCTATCACAGCAAGGACAAGGTAGGAGATGTCACAaccacacacattcatgaaATATCATGGAAGTCAAAGAGCTGCATTCAAGTAAAGGGAAAGTCAGGGAgtacttttgaatgttttttttttacgctaCGGTACACACAATTACTGCAACAAACTGCAAAGCTTACCGTTGTAGCTGCTGTGGAAGACTGCAAACCAGGAAGGAGGAACATTTCAGTCAGTGATGGAAAGTCATGGAAAATGTATGGGATTTTCAGTCGGTGCCACAGTAGGTTCCTTAGATggaaaaaagctgcaaaattaaacacagatttCAGTAACCTGTAGAGTTTTAGTTTAACATTTGCTCACTGGTGTGGCAAAACATAAGCAGTAGTAGTAGACTGGGGCATTAAAGGACAGCCATCTCTCACAGCAGTGATCATtttgtgcttatgtgtgtgtaggtggagCTGTATCGGATGGTGCGCCAACTCCACCTGCGGACTCAGGGTGGCCAAGAGTCCAGTGCTGCTCACCCAGATGTCATcggagacaggtgtgtgtgtgagacagagtgaTCACCTGTGttgcaaaacattttcacagtgaaTATTCCCAACTTCTTTGAGTTGTTACCCCAGAAAAATGAGTCTGGTGTGAGTTTTAACTCAGAACACAgggctttttgtgtgtgtgtgtgagaccaaCCAAATTAATTTGTATACAAACTATCACTctcacaaatacatttaataaaatcTATATTAAGGCGAATGATATCACTAGTGCAGGCAATGTAATATATAAACTATTCCCTAGTCTAAAATGTGTGATGTCTTTCACTTTCCATAGATGTCTCGGGCCTTGCCTGGCGTTGTGCCCTGAGTACAGCTTCATCCTGGAGGATGAGCtgggtgtgtgtggctgtgtgttggGCATCTTGGATGTTCGCTCCTTTGCCAAGCGGTGCCAGGCCAGCTGGATGCCTGCCATGAGGGACAAATACCCGACCAAAGGGGGCAACACATATCCCAACACGCAGGTGAGTATGTGGCGCAGTGGaagtcaaaaagtcaaaaaatcAATAAGCGTCCTCTCTCCTACCTATCCTGTCATACTGATGGACACGggggtaaacacacacacgcagccaacacacattcacaaagagttatagacacacacaggtgaaatTATACACACAAACCTTTGACATAACGGTTACTTGCCGTTACACCATCTGGATCCCTCTGTGGCAGATTTATAACCTGCTGGGAAGAGAGTGGCATACAAAGgtaaacaaagcaaattaacactcatgtgcacacacacacacacacacacacagattggaTTATTTTGTATATGAAGGAAAACAACTCCTATTACTTATTCCCTTGCTATGGGGTTTAGTTTGTATTAGCAGTGAGCTACgcaacatgacatgacatggcAACCGGATTTGGAAACGGTGCTGCCAGGTGCATGTACTGTAGTGCACCAGTAATGCCATTAGAAACAGCAAGAACAGACTGTAGTGATGTTCGAGGTAAGCATCAGTCTTGAGCAGTTAGGTACGTTTTTCTTCTGATTGATATGGCATGTTGAAAATGGGAGGAGATCACACTCTTGGCTATGGTGTTGCAGATGAGTGATCTTAGGCAAATAGCCAAACAGATCCGGTGGTGAGCAACAGGGACAGTCAGTCCTCGACATCTGCGGAGGCTTTCTCAGCCCACTTTGTGCGTCACGGCGCACGATGACACTGCCGCTTTGGACGGCTATcattcacacagcagacacaggtgtgtgagggggggaaaagTTTTCCCGTTGAAAGATTTACTGGTAATCACAGTTGAATCGGCTAAACAGAGTTGGTAAGGATtgaaattacatcttttttttctttattaggCCTGGAGCCATGACATCAGGCTTTTATGTAATCACTTATGACAATGACTTTATTGTTAgtcattctttcttttcttgtatAGCTGCCTTAAGATATATTCTTGGCTTGAAAGCAAGGCAGAAAAACCTCCCTGCTTGTAAGTTTCATTCCAGAGAAAAACTGCTTACTAGCTTCAGGAAGTACATTAGACTAATTACACACATCGACAAAATAATACCCGCAGGTACGCTGTTGACGTTTTAAGGCACTGAATATATGCTCAAAATAAATCTGGTGGAATGTGAAATGTCCTGATGATTGTGAGTCtttattctgtctgtttgtagATGGGTCCATTGTTAGATTACTAGGTAACCAGTAAACTGATGAGTTCTGAAAAGGGGCACTCAGTTATATATGGCCCACTAGATGCTACTATCTAGTGGCAGCTGTTGGAAACTACACCAACAGAGGACTGTTGCAGGGCATATCAAGCACTGCCAAGAAAAATATCTACCCCACACTGGTCATTTAAGCTGAACAGTACAAAGTTAATTCGACCTATCCTCAGCAGCACGCAGTGAGCTTATCTTTGTGTCTTCCTGTGTCGTAGGACTTGATCCGGCTGATGGAGGAAGACCAGGGAGAGTACCCGGACTCTCTCCTCTATCACTTCCCCTCTCAGCTGCGACTGGATGCCCTGCCTGAGCTGGTGGACATCAGCGTCAGCCGCACCCTGCTGACCGCCCTCCTTACTGCACTAAAGGCCAACGGTAAGGACGATGAGTTCTGTATTGAGCGTGCGCCACTGATTTGCTTTAAACGTGGGAAATGGAATACTAAGAGCAACATTAATCCCCCCTTCTGGTCAGGTACAGTTGCATTGTACATTGTGAAATATTATGGAAACTGCTCACATATCTCTTAGCAGTATATTAATATGCTCTTTTGAGGACTTACTCATTTGTGCTCACCAGCTCAAGGCTACACAGAAGGACCGCAAAATATAGAGGATTGAAGTAGTGTTGTAATACCTCTTAACGCAGTGCATAAAAGTGTTGAGGGGTCAGGTGTTGGGCTGCGTGTAGATGCTTTCACACCTTTTAAATTCAATCGTATTGAAATAATTATTTGCCAACCTGCAGGGGAATGTTGAAATCTTTTGTATAGGTCATTGTTTTATATCAATGTCAAA of Acanthopagrus latus isolate v.2019 chromosome 10, fAcaLat1.1, whole genome shotgun sequence contains these proteins:
- the si:dkey-183c6.8 gene encoding protein O-GlcNAcase, which gives rise to MEEKKQFLCGVVEGFYGRPWSMDQRKVLFQWMQNWGLNTYLYGPKDDLKHRLLWREVYSPEEESQLRTLIVEAKSRGLKFVYALSPGQDIVFSSSCDLTLLKRKLRQVSDLGCQAFAILFDDIDHSMCQADSEAFSSFAHAQVTVTNEIYRFLGEPPVFLFCPTEYCGSLCSPSVSKSPYLQTVGEDLLPNITVVWTGSKVISRKLSVDCLAEVESVLQRPPLIWDNLHANDYDSRRLFLGPFKGREPQLKSHLRGLLLNPNCEFEANYIPLHTLGSWHRTGEEERKDEECDYCSDRALSAALRDWMEELNQPLQAGRQSSRADQRSAPTSRCKTPDRPDCPSTLRGTSTVAKLPVFPLNSSSPPSSPPTKVKGERELREGEKRRPNQPSQPNQKPPGSRYGAPSGGGKGQKAQGQALCSGKGLLSESQVRLLVGLHYLPHEHGPSAQKLLQDLTWLKTNCHLVSTSSKKAPPQKTDEWRGRASRFLSLCEDIAQLHCSVVGGANRAVLYDLYPYVWDLRNMALVAKAFICWLDGRVLSDSSTLGTWRNCFHWCGKSSGADLLGVDSEPWVFKGGVSGEVQMLLPIGSSSELFTHPPPLFPTSRLYNIRPYHSKDKVELYRMVRQLHLRTQGGQESSAAHPDVIGDRCLGPCLALCPEYSFILEDELGVCGCVLGILDVRSFAKRCQASWMPAMRDKYPTKGGNTYPNTQDLIRLMEEDQGEYPDSLLYHFPSQLRLDALPELVDISVSRTLLTALLTALKANGSQGVFCEVQPTDRQRLEFLTKLGFLEILRGEARSREGVVLGRLL